Genomic segment of Paenibacillus macerans:
CGTTCATGACCGGCAAATTCCCGTTCATGATGTTCGGCTTGCCGGCGGCGGCGCTCGCCATTTATCACGAGGCCAGACCCGAGCACAAGAAATATGTGGCGGGGATTATGGGCTCAGCGGCGTTGACCTCGTTTCTGACGGGGATTACCGAACCGCTCGAATTCTCGTTCCTGTTCGTGGCTCCGGTTCTGTTCGCCGTGCACTGTGTGTTTGCCGGTTTGTCGTTTATGACGATGCATCTTTTGGGCGTAAAAATCGGGATGACGTTCTCCGGCGGTTTGATCGACTACCTGATTTTCGGGGTTATTCCAAACCGCACGCCTTGGTGGTACGTCATCATCGTCGGCTTGATTTTGGCCGTGATCTATTACTTCGGGTTCCGGTTCGTCATCCGCAAGTTCAACCTCAGGACGCCGGGACGGGAAGAGCCGGCTGAAGATAATGAAGATGCGGAAACCAGCCGAGGAAAAGTCACGCAGGATGAGCTGCCGCACAACATTTTGTCCGCGCTGGGCGGACAGGAAAACATCGTCCACCTGGACGCTTGCATCACGCGGCTGCGGGTTGAAGTTAAGGATAAAGCCAACGTAAGCAAGGACCGGCTGAAAAATCTGGGGGCTTCCGGCGTCCTGGAGGTCGGCAACAATATCCAGGCGATCTTCGGCACGCGCTCCGATACGATCAAGACGCAAATTGCCGATATTATGAACGGCAAGGCGCCGAGAGCCGCCGAGAAGACGGAGGCGGACAAACCTGCCGAAGTGGAGCGGCAGGCGGCCCAGGACGGCGACGCCATCATCAACGAGGATATCGTGATGCCGGTCAACGGCGAACTGATGGATATTTCCAATGTGCCGGACCCGGTGTTCGCGGAAAAAATGACGGGCGACGGCTTTGCGGTTCTGCCGCATGACGGGGTCATCGCTTCTCCGGTCTACGGCAAGGTGTTTAATGTGTTCCCTAGCAAGCATGCCGTCGGCATCATGTCGGACGGCGGCAAGGAAGTGCTGGTGCACATCGGGGTGAACACCGTGAAGCTGAAAGGGCAAGGCTTCAAGGTGCTCGTGAACGAAGGCGACCTGGTTTCGGCCGGACAGCCGATTATGGAGGTCGACCTGGATTACGTGAAGGAGCACGCGCCTTCGATCATTTCGCCGATTGTGTTCTCCAACCTGCCGGAAGGGGCGGCGGTCAAGCTGAACAAAACCGGCAAGCTGGCGAAAGGCGAGCCCGATATCGTTACAATCAAATAAAAGCTGCCGGCGCCCTAGCGTCACGGGCGCCGGCAGAAAATTTGGAATTGTAATCGCGTTCCCTTAAAATAAAAGGGAGCGTTGATATATATTTATACTACATTCACGAGAAAGCGAGAGGATTTTATTATGGAAAGAACCTTTAGAATTACGGATGAAGACGGTATCCACGCACGCCCTGCTACGGCATTGGTAAATACGGCCAACAAGTTTAAAGGAGCTGAATCCTTTGCCGAAGCGAAGGGCAAAAAAGTGACCCTGAAATCGATTCTCGGGGTGTTGTCCCTGGGACTGGAGCAAGGGGACACCATTACGTTGTCCGTTGAAGGAGAACAAGCTGCAGAAGCTCTTCAAGCGCTCACCGACGTCATGGTTAACGAGGGGTTAGGGGAAGTAAATGCTTAAGATCGACGGCATCGCCGCTTCGGCCGGCGTGGCCATCGCCGCGGCGTTCAGACTGGAGCATCCCGATTTTACGGTAAAACGCCGGGATGCTTCGGATCCCGCCGCCGAGTTGGCACGGCTGGACGAAGCGCTGGCCAAATCGCAGCAGGAGCTTGAAGCGATCAAAGAGCGCACGCTTCAAGAGCTTGGCGAGAAGAAAGCGGAGATTTTCGAATCCCACCTGCTGATCCTGAACGATCCTGAGCTGCTGGATCCGGTACGGGAAAAAATTTCCAGCGAGAAAGTGAACGCGGAATACGCGCTGGACGAGACGGCAAATCAGTTTATCGCCATGTTCGAGAACATGAAAAGCGCGTACCTGCAGGAACGCGCCGCGGACATGCGGGACGTCACCAAACGGGTGCTGACCCATTTGCTGGGCCTCACCTACGTCAATCCGGCGGAGATCGACCGGGAAGTCATCGTTATCGCCGAGGATTTGACGCCGTCCGATACTGCTCAGCTTAACCGCAAATACGTCAAGGGCTTTACGACGAATATCGGCGGCAGAACGTCGCACTCCGCGATTATGGCCCGTTCGCTGGAGATTCCGGCCGTCGTCGGGACCAAAGAGGTGCTCGGCAAAGTAAACAACGGCGATCTGGTGATCGTGGACGGTCTGGACGGCCTGGTGATCATCAACCCGTCCGACGATGTGGTGAAGGAATACACGCAAAAACGCGACGACTACCTCAAGCAAATCGAGGAGTGGAAGAAGCTGCGCGAAGTGGCGACCACGTCGAAGGACGGCGTGCACGTTGAACTGGCGGCCAACATCGGCACGCCGAACGACGTTGCCGGGGTGCTCGACAACGGCGGCGAAGCCGTAGGCTTGTACCGCACCGAGTTCTTGTACATGGGCCGCACCGAGCTGCCGTCGGAGGAAGTTCAATTTAATGCTTACAAGACGGTGCTGGAAAAAATGGAGGGCAAGCCAGTCGTTGTCAGAACGCTCGACATCGGCGGCGACAAGGAGCTGCCTTACCTTAATCTGCCGAAGGAGATGAACCCGTTCCTCGGCTTCCGCGCCATCCGTCTTTGCCTGGAGCAAAAGGATCTGTTCCGTACGCAGCTGCGCGCCCTGCTTCGAGCGAGCGTTTACGGCACGCTGCGGATCATGTTCCCGATGATCGCCACGCTGGACGAGTTCCGCGCAGCCAAAGCGGTGCTCCAGGAAGAGAAGGAGAAGCTGACGGCCGAAGGCGTCAAGGTCGCGGACGATATCCAGCTCGGCATTATGGTGGAGATTCCTTCGACCGCCGTTATGGCCGATCAATTCGCCAAAGAAGTGGATTTCTTCAGCATCGGCACCAACGATCTCATTCAATATACGATGGCCGCCGACCGCATGAACGAACGCGTTTCCTACTTGTATCAACCGTATAACCCGGCGATTTTGCGTCTGGTGAAAATGGTGATCGACGCCGCCCACAAGGAAGGCAAATGGGCCGGCATGTGCGGCGAGATGGCGGGCGATAAAGTGGCGATTCCGCTGCTGCTCGGCCTCGGCCTGGATGAGTTCAGCATGAGCGCGACCTCGATTTTACCGGCACGCTCGCAGATTTCCAAGCTTTCCAAAGCGGAGATGGAAGCTTTGGCAGCCAAAGCGCTGCAAATGCGGACCGCGGAGGAAGTCGTGGAACTGGTGGGCGGTATCGGCGAGTAAGACGAAGTAGGCGAAATTGCCGAATTAGCCGTATTAGGAAGTTCTATCTATTCTTTTCCAAACTAGTTTTGCGGGTTTCTCTGTTAAGCCGGCGCCTTCCGAGGCGCCGGTTTTTTCTAGGTGAATTTAAGTATTGGCATTGCCATTGGATATATCCAATAGAATTGGAAATTTACTAGTAAATGCAGCAGCTTGATTGGATTTGACGGGGACCCGAACTGAGGACTGAGGCGGCTGTCTATATGTAGCATTCGTGTCTGGTGTCTTGGTGTCTTGGTGTCCCTGCATGCTGCTTTGCACGATTATCCCTTTCATTCAGTGGATAGGTGTTAGGGGCTAGGATAAGGATTAATAAGGAAAAAATGAGGCGGTTCAGGTGAGATTTACGGCTTGATAAGGGAACGTGCGTTTGGTATAATGAAATAAATGGAACTTGTGTTCGTACATTCTTGATTCGGGGGCGAGCGGATATGGAAGTCAATACGGGAACGGAACTTCAGCCATTCAGCAGCCGTTTTAACAGCGAGCAGGACTGCATGGAAGCGCTAATCGCGATGAAGTGGCCAAACGGCTTTGTCTGCCCGCGCTGCGCTCACACCCGGTGCAGCCGTCTGACTTCCCGGCATATCCCCTTGTTCGAGTGCGGAAAGTGCAAGCATCAAACATCGCCTTTGGTCGGCACGATTTTTGAAGGAACGCATCTCCCCCTGGTGAAGTGGTTTCACGCTCTGGAGTTGTTCCTGCTCCCTGACGGCATCTCGGCGCTGCGGCTGCGCCAGGTGATCCGGGTCACCTACAAAACCGCCTGGTTAGTGCTTCACAAAATACGTCATGCCGTGGGGGAGTTCGATGCCCGGGAGCTGCTCTCCGGAGACGTGAAGGTGAACAGCGATCAGTACGGACGTAATCCGTCCCGGTGTCAGCTTTCGCATCCGTACGCCTCGGCGGTCGTGGCCGGCTGCACGGTCAAGGATTCGGGCGAGCCGGAGCAGGTCAAAATCCGCCTGGTGCCAAATAAGCGGGGAGGCGAAAAGAGGGCAAACCGTCAAGATCTAACCGCGTTTATTAGCGGGCATGTGGATGTCCGTACATCGGAGGTGCAGTTGTTCCCTCAGGCCTTTCGGCTGTATGCTCCCTTGCGCAAAGTGGTGAGAGAGGCGTGGGAATCGCTGAAGAGTACGTATGGAGCCCTGGGACTGAAGCATCTGCAGGCGTACCTGAACGAGTACACCGGACGCCGCCGGCTGCGCCTGTCCGGAGGACGGCCCGGAGCGGAAGAAACGATGCGGCAGAAGTTGCTGCGCATGTGTGTGGCGATTCCGGCGATCCCTTACCGTAAGCTGGTCGCGCGCCAACCGAATCAGCCCCTTGGGGCAGCAGCCTGATCGAAGTGCTTGAACGGTGCCGGCATTGATGCAGACGGATTCAGGTTGCAGCAATAACCTGTCTAATGATCTCGAACATGACTGCTTCTTACAAATATATTTTCTTCTCCTGGATTTATCTTTTTCTTTGCTTCCCTGATCAAACGGGATAATCGTGCAAAGCGCCCGGACAGCAGATATTGATCTGCCGACCAACCCACAACCCATCGGCCTCCCCCCTCCCCTGCCCTGTACGCTTTTAACGCCCTCAAACAAATTAAGGTTTATTTTTGGACGAATTTGGGATAAAGTGAGGTAAAACTTACTTTTAAGAACCTCTTAAAGGGATGTCAGGAGCAAACTATGAAAAACAGCCATATGACGATCGGAATCATTGACATCGGATCCAACTCTATCCGTCTGGCTATTTATGAAGCAACGCCGCAAGGGGAGTACCGGTTGATTCAGGAAATTAAAGAGTCCGCCCGGCTCAGCGAAAAGATGAATTCGGGCGGCGCCATGGAGCGGAAGGACGTTCTTTCGATCGTGCCGATTCTGGAGCAGTTCAGGGAAATTTGCGACGTGTACGGCTGCCGGCAAATCCGTGTCGCCGCGACGGCGGCGATCCGGAATGCGGCCAATGCGGGGGAAATTGCCGAACTGCTCACGCGGCATACCGGACTTAAGATCGAAATCCTTACCGGGGAGCAGGAAGCCTATTTCGGCTTTCTCGGCGTCGCCGGCGCCATGGCGGAGGAGGACGGCTTCATCATCGACATCGGGGGAGGGAGCACGGAAATCACGTTGTTTCGGGCCCGTAAACTGCTGCACAGCATCTCGCTCCCTTTAGGTGCGGTGAATGCCCAGGTCAAGTTCGGGAACGGAAAAGAACCGTGGACGGCCGAAAATGCGGCCAATCTGGCGGCCGAGATCGAGCGGGTGCTGTCGGGCCATCCATGGATGGCCGCCCATCCGGGGCTGCCGTTAATCGGTCTCGGCGGCACGATCCGCACGCTTGGCAAACTCGACCAGCGCCGGCGGAAATATCCGTTGCGGCTCGCCCACTATTACAGGCTGGCTCCGGAAAGCATCCGCCATTATGCCGAAACGCTGCCGTTCATGCCGCTCGAAAAACGCAAACGCCTCGACGGTTTGTCCAAAGCGCGGGCCGACATTATCGCTCCGGGGCTGATTATTCTGCAGACCGTGTTTGCGCGCATCGGAGCGGACTGCTGCCTGATCAGCGGAGCGGGGCTGCGGGAAGGGCTGCTGCAGGATGCGCTGGGGCTGCAGGTTCCCGCCGCCTCCGAAGTGTTAGCGCTGCAGTCCCGCGGCTTGCTTGCATTTCATAACCAGTCCCCGCGTGCTCATTTTCAGCAGGTCAGCCTGTACGCGGTCCGGCTGCATGATCTTTTGCTGGGAGCCCCCGCAACCGGCGGGGCGAAAACCCGGCAGATCGCGGCCGCGGCAGCCATGCTGTACAAAATCGGCGGCGCCGTGCGCTACCACCAGTACGACAAGCATACGTTATATTGGCTGACGCAAGCCCCGCTTGGCGCTTTAACCCACCGTGAGGCCGTTATATGCGGGTATGCGGCGGATTATCCGGCCAATCACGGAAAAAAAATGAATTTGGAAAATTACCGGGAGCTGCTTGCGGAGGGAGACGAAATCCTGATCCAGAAGCTTGGCGCCATCGTGGAAGCGGCCGTCGCGCTGGATGCCAGCGAAACGCAAAACGTCGAGCTGCTCAAGGCCGGGGCGACCTCCGGCGCGCTGCTGCTGACGCTAAAATGCCGCAGTCAAGCTTACCTGGAGATCAGGCAGCTTGAAACTGCGGCAAAAAGCTTCAAAAAAGCGTGGGAGCTCAGATTGGAGTGGGAGGTTCGCTCTTCTTCCACACGCTGATGTCCAGGGCGTCAAATTGGCTGCGGCAGGCCGGCTGAGTGCCGGTGAACGGCTCGTATTTTCCGCTTGGCACAAGACGCTTCGCTTTGACGTTGTCGGAGAGCGACAGCATCAAAATCTGCACGAGCGTCTCCCGGGTTTCCGGCTTCGTCACGGGGCACATCAGCTCCAGCCGGCGCGTCAGGTTGCGCGTCATCCAATCCGCGCTGGACAGCCAGACTTCCGGCTTCCCGCCATTTTCGAAATAATAAATGCGCGAATGCTCCAAAAAGCGGTCGACGATGCTGCGCACCGTAATCCGTTCGCTCAGGCCTTCCACGCCGGGGCGCAGGCAGCAGACGCCGCGGACGATCAGGTCGATGTAAACCCCGGCCCGGGAAGCGGCGTACAGCTCGTCGATCATCTCCTGGTTGGACAGCGAGTTCATTTTGGCGATGATTTTGGCCGGCCTGCCGGCCGCAGCGTGTTCGGCTTCCCGGCGAATCAGCGCAAACAGCTTGTCCTTCATCCCCGTCGGCGCCAGCGTAAACGCCTGCCATTCGCCGGCGTCCGAGTATCCGGTGATCAGGTTGAACAATTGCGAGGCGTCCTCGCCGATCGCGGTATCGGTCGTAAACAAACCGATATCGGTATACAGGCGCGCGGTAATGTCGTTGTAATTTCCCGTCCCCACATGCACG
This window contains:
- the ptsG gene encoding glucose-specific PTS transporter subunit IIBC; amino-acid sequence: MFKRFFGVLQRVGKALMLPVALLPAAGLLLGIGNMLVSPDFLERVPALDNQTIHAVATVMMNAGQIVFTNLALLFAVGVAVGLAGGEGVAGLAAIIGYLVMNVTMGTVIGVTPSMIGTNAAYANVLGIPTLATGVFGGIIVGILAAAMYNRFFKIELPSYLGFFAGKRFVPIMTAATSVLLGLLMVVIWPPIQSGLNAASHFMLDQNRTLSAFVFGIIERALIPFGLHHIFYSPFWFEFGEYTNAAGQLVRGDQNIFMAQLRDGVPFTAGTFMTGKFPFMMFGLPAAALAIYHEARPEHKKYVAGIMGSAALTSFLTGITEPLEFSFLFVAPVLFAVHCVFAGLSFMTMHLLGVKIGMTFSGGLIDYLIFGVIPNRTPWWYVIIVGLILAVIYYFGFRFVIRKFNLRTPGREEPAEDNEDAETSRGKVTQDELPHNILSALGGQENIVHLDACITRLRVEVKDKANVSKDRLKNLGASGVLEVGNNIQAIFGTRSDTIKTQIADIMNGKAPRAAEKTEADKPAEVERQAAQDGDAIINEDIVMPVNGELMDISNVPDPVFAEKMTGDGFAVLPHDGVIASPVYGKVFNVFPSKHAVGIMSDGGKEVLVHIGVNTVKLKGQGFKVLVNEGDLVSAGQPIMEVDLDYVKEHAPSIISPIVFSNLPEGAAVKLNKTGKLAKGEPDIVTIK
- a CDS encoding HPr family phosphocarrier protein; the protein is MERTFRITDEDGIHARPATALVNTANKFKGAESFAEAKGKKVTLKSILGVLSLGLEQGDTITLSVEGEQAAEALQALTDVMVNEGLGEVNA
- the ptsP gene encoding phosphoenolpyruvate--protein phosphotransferase, which produces MLKIDGIAASAGVAIAAAFRLEHPDFTVKRRDASDPAAELARLDEALAKSQQELEAIKERTLQELGEKKAEIFESHLLILNDPELLDPVREKISSEKVNAEYALDETANQFIAMFENMKSAYLQERAADMRDVTKRVLTHLLGLTYVNPAEIDREVIVIAEDLTPSDTAQLNRKYVKGFTTNIGGRTSHSAIMARSLEIPAVVGTKEVLGKVNNGDLVIVDGLDGLVIINPSDDVVKEYTQKRDDYLKQIEEWKKLREVATTSKDGVHVELAANIGTPNDVAGVLDNGGEAVGLYRTEFLYMGRTELPSEEVQFNAYKTVLEKMEGKPVVVRTLDIGGDKELPYLNLPKEMNPFLGFRAIRLCLEQKDLFRTQLRALLRASVYGTLRIMFPMIATLDEFRAAKAVLQEEKEKLTAEGVKVADDIQLGIMVEIPSTAVMADQFAKEVDFFSIGTNDLIQYTMAADRMNERVSYLYQPYNPAILRLVKMVIDAAHKEGKWAGMCGEMAGDKVAIPLLLGLGLDEFSMSATSILPARSQISKLSKAEMEALAAKALQMRTAEEVVELVGGIGE
- a CDS encoding transposase, yielding MEVNTGTELQPFSSRFNSEQDCMEALIAMKWPNGFVCPRCAHTRCSRLTSRHIPLFECGKCKHQTSPLVGTIFEGTHLPLVKWFHALELFLLPDGISALRLRQVIRVTYKTAWLVLHKIRHAVGEFDARELLSGDVKVNSDQYGRNPSRCQLSHPYASAVVAGCTVKDSGEPEQVKIRLVPNKRGGEKRANRQDLTAFISGHVDVRTSEVQLFPQAFRLYAPLRKVVREAWESLKSTYGALGLKHLQAYLNEYTGRRRLRLSGGRPGAEETMRQKLLRMCVAIPAIPYRKLVARQPNQPLGAAA